A part of Corynebacterium mustelae genomic DNA contains:
- a CDS encoding DUF7710 domain-containing protein gives MSETDFVWVFQGERASFPSAIFSSKKSAVQWIEQHNVSGMLSKYPLDVSVYEWSIASGFFKPRKDDHRTSEFIQSFSSACVEDSQYIDGIAVA, from the coding sequence ATGAGTGAAACTGATTTTGTCTGGGTTTTCCAGGGGGAACGCGCCAGTTTTCCGTCAGCTATTTTTTCGTCTAAGAAATCTGCCGTCCAATGGATAGAACAGCACAATGTTAGCGGAATGTTATCGAAATATCCGCTGGATGTGTCCGTTTACGAATGGAGCATTGCCTCTGGATTTTTCAAGCCACGAAAAGACGACCATCGAACGTCCGAATTTATCCAAAGCTTCTCAAGCGCATGTGTTGAGGATTCCCAGTACATAGATGGCATAGCCGTTGCTTAA
- a CDS encoding thioredoxin family protein, whose product MALIDVTKDNFEATVTQPGLTIVDCWSPTCGPCMRFMPVFEKAAEENPDVTFAKLNTAEQPELGMALQIMAVPTIMAFRDGIPLYRNTGALPAKAFDDLISQARALDMDEVRRQMAAQENQE is encoded by the coding sequence ATGGCTTTGATTGATGTAACCAAAGATAACTTTGAGGCGACCGTAACCCAACCGGGCTTAACCATCGTTGATTGTTGGTCGCCTACTTGTGGGCCATGTATGCGGTTCATGCCAGTTTTTGAAAAGGCAGCCGAAGAGAATCCAGATGTCACCTTTGCAAAGCTCAATACTGCTGAGCAACCAGAATTGGGGATGGCACTGCAGATTATGGCGGTACCAACCATTATGGCTTTCCGTGACGGTATTCCACTCTATCGCAATACGGGTGCGTTACCAGCGAAAGCTTTTGATGATCTCATCAGCCAAGCGCGTGCGCTTGATATGGACGAGGTACGCCGTCAAATGGCTGCCCAAGAAAATCAAGAATAA
- a CDS encoding heavy-metal-associated domain-containing protein has protein sequence MIKNYVVNGMTCQHCVMSVTEEISEIPGVQDVNVDLESGRVTVTGEDFSDSSVSAAVTEAGFALQQ, from the coding sequence ATGATAAAGAACTATGTTGTTAACGGAATGACTTGCCAGCACTGCGTGATGTCCGTCACTGAGGAAATTAGTGAGATCCCTGGCGTACAGGACGTTAACGTTGATTTAGAATCAGGCCGGGTCACAGTCACTGGTGAAGATTTTTCTGATTCCAGCGTCTCCGCAGCTGTAACGGAAGCCGGTTTCGCCCTCCAGCAATAA
- a CDS encoding heavy metal translocating P-type ATPase encodes MSTKTPAHPLKGTFGVTGMTCTSCSGRVQRKLNKVAGVSATVNFATETAAVSYDPEQVNSEQIIQVIRDAGFDAFEIMGDPGNSSFLDDSHTALQAPQQQVPDPELQRAAHAADLRKRLIISAVLAAPVFLLSMVHQLQFDNWQWLCFALTSPVFFYGGKPFHSAAWTNLKHGSFTMDTLISLGTGAAYTWSVWALFFGDAGANSMRMHMSFSAHSHHGSDQIYLESVAMVTVFLLLGRWFETRAKGRSSEALRTLLNLGAAEAVVLVDTDTHPKEQRVPISQLQVGDIFVVRPGEKIATDGVVVSGHSAVDESMLTGESVPVEIGVDDTVTGATINMSGRLVVRATRVGADTTLAQLGKLVSDAQARKAPVQKLADQISQFFVPAVIVIAAITLMVQLWVLGNDVTDSFTAAVAVLIIACPCALGLATPTALLVGTGRGAQLGLLINGPEVLESTRKITTIVLDKTGTLTTGIMKVADVHALPGFSETTVVEAAAAVEKASEHPIAQAIVAAAEEKNLTVVAVSDFRNEPGVGVTGTVAGNRVSVGKLDNDAPEDVRTIFADSEAQGATAVAVRIDDNLAGIIAITDQPKPGSAAAIDQMKKLGLTPIVLTGDNAGAAAQVASQVGITPDNVIAGVLPEGKVEAISQLQQRGEVVAMVGDGINDAAALAQADLGIAMGAGTDVAIEASDITLMHNDPQGAVDAIRLSRRTLSIIKGNLFWAFAYNVVLIPVAAWGLLNPMLAGAAMAFSSVFVVSNSLRLKTFQSSTPAK; translated from the coding sequence ATGAGCACTAAAACACCGGCGCATCCACTTAAGGGCACTTTCGGAGTTACCGGAATGACGTGTACTTCATGTTCAGGGCGGGTGCAACGAAAGCTCAATAAAGTCGCCGGTGTTTCCGCAACCGTTAATTTCGCTACCGAAACAGCAGCGGTATCCTACGACCCAGAGCAGGTAAACTCCGAGCAGATCATCCAGGTGATCCGCGATGCGGGTTTTGATGCCTTCGAAATCATGGGGGATCCCGGGAATTCTTCTTTTCTCGACGATTCACATACAGCGCTCCAGGCTCCTCAGCAACAGGTACCCGACCCAGAATTACAACGAGCCGCCCATGCTGCGGATCTACGCAAGCGGTTAATCATTTCTGCGGTCCTTGCTGCACCAGTCTTTCTTCTTTCCATGGTGCACCAGCTGCAGTTCGATAATTGGCAATGGTTGTGCTTCGCTCTTACAAGCCCAGTTTTCTTTTATGGCGGCAAACCCTTCCATTCTGCTGCGTGGACGAATCTCAAGCATGGTTCCTTCACCATGGATACCTTGATTTCGTTGGGTACCGGTGCCGCTTATACATGGAGTGTGTGGGCACTCTTCTTCGGCGATGCCGGGGCGAACTCAATGCGGATGCATATGAGCTTTTCCGCGCATTCACATCACGGATCCGATCAGATTTACTTGGAATCGGTCGCAATGGTTACGGTGTTTTTGTTGCTGGGTCGATGGTTCGAGACTCGCGCAAAAGGGCGGAGCTCGGAGGCCTTACGTACCCTGCTCAACTTGGGAGCCGCAGAGGCGGTTGTGCTTGTAGACACGGATACGCATCCAAAGGAGCAACGTGTACCGATCTCACAGTTACAGGTGGGTGACATTTTTGTAGTTCGACCTGGTGAGAAGATTGCGACGGACGGTGTGGTTGTTTCTGGGCATTCCGCTGTTGATGAATCAATGCTCACTGGTGAATCGGTGCCGGTGGAGATCGGTGTTGATGACACTGTTACTGGCGCGACCATTAATATGTCGGGTCGATTGGTTGTACGTGCAACCCGGGTAGGTGCGGATACCACGTTGGCCCAATTGGGCAAGCTAGTAAGCGACGCCCAAGCTAGAAAAGCTCCAGTGCAAAAGCTTGCTGATCAGATCTCACAGTTCTTCGTCCCCGCAGTGATCGTTATCGCTGCTATCACCCTCATGGTTCAGTTATGGGTGTTGGGCAATGACGTGACAGACTCATTTACTGCCGCAGTCGCTGTGCTTATCATTGCCTGCCCGTGCGCATTAGGCTTGGCGACGCCAACCGCGTTACTGGTGGGTACTGGTCGTGGCGCCCAACTAGGGTTATTGATCAATGGACCCGAAGTGCTGGAAAGCACCCGGAAGATAACCACTATTGTGTTAGATAAAACGGGCACGTTAACCACCGGAATTATGAAGGTTGCCGATGTCCATGCACTACCTGGTTTTTCGGAGACCACAGTAGTAGAAGCTGCGGCGGCGGTAGAAAAGGCATCAGAGCACCCCATAGCCCAAGCGATTGTGGCAGCTGCTGAGGAGAAGAACCTCACGGTGGTTGCGGTCTCCGATTTTAGGAATGAGCCTGGTGTTGGGGTCACCGGCACCGTTGCGGGTAATCGGGTTAGCGTCGGCAAGCTTGACAACGACGCACCGGAGGACGTCCGTACTATATTCGCCGATTCTGAGGCGCAGGGAGCTACAGCCGTAGCCGTGCGAATCGACGATAACCTCGCCGGAATAATAGCTATAACCGATCAGCCAAAACCGGGTAGCGCCGCAGCGATTGATCAGATGAAGAAGTTAGGGCTGACCCCGATTGTCCTAACTGGAGATAATGCTGGTGCCGCCGCACAAGTAGCTAGTCAGGTTGGGATTACTCCCGACAATGTGATCGCGGGCGTCCTTCCCGAAGGCAAGGTCGAAGCTATTTCTCAGCTGCAACAACGTGGTGAAGTAGTAGCCATGGTAGGTGATGGTATCAACGACGCTGCAGCATTAGCTCAGGCGGATTTAGGTATCGCTATGGGCGCGGGAACTGATGTGGCTATCGAAGCATCGGATATTACCCTCATGCATAACGATCCACAGGGCGCTGTTGATGCTATTCGGCTGTCGCGCCGCACCCTTTCGATAATTAAAGGTAATTTATTTTGGGCTTTCGCTTACAATGTTGTGTTGATTCCCGTGGCGGCCTGGGGGCTTCTTAATCCAATGCTGGCTGGTGCTGCAATGGCATTTTCTTCAGTTTTCGTGGTTTCCAATTCACTTCGCCTCAAGACTTTCCAATCGAGCACCCCCGCTAAGTAA
- a CDS encoding MFS transporter, with the protein MNTNSGIELSRNQRLDRLPLTGKHKRMLVGSGVGWALDAMDVGLISFIMAALVTHWGLSPTETSWLAAIGFVGMAVGATFGGLLADKFGRRQIFAATLLVYGLATGASALAGGLATLMVLRFIVGLGLGAELPVASTLISEFSPRAIRGRMVVALEAFWALGWIMAAIIGRFVVTTGHDGWRWALALGCVPALYALFVRLKLPESVRFLEAKGRHAEAEKIVAGFESELSVKQLSALNATTSTPPPNDSMDSAVSLWSKSFRRRTAILWIIWFCMNLGYYGAFIWIPSLLVADGFSLVKSFQFTLIITLAQLPGYAVAAWLIEVWGRRATLATFLVGSALAAAGYGFAGSEATIIVAGCLLSFFNLGAWGALYAISPELYPTEIRGRGTGAAAGFGRIASIMAPLIVPPLISVGGTSALFSLFGATFICATFASLLLPEQRGKSID; encoded by the coding sequence ATGAACACCAACTCGGGAATCGAACTTAGCCGCAACCAGCGCCTGGATCGGTTGCCTTTAACCGGAAAACATAAACGAATGCTTGTTGGTTCCGGTGTTGGTTGGGCGCTGGATGCGATGGATGTGGGTTTGATCTCCTTTATCATGGCTGCCCTCGTAACACATTGGGGGCTTAGCCCTACTGAAACATCGTGGCTGGCTGCTATTGGTTTTGTCGGAATGGCTGTGGGGGCAACCTTCGGCGGATTATTGGCCGATAAATTCGGTCGACGTCAAATCTTCGCCGCCACACTGTTGGTCTACGGTCTCGCCACCGGCGCATCCGCGCTAGCAGGTGGTCTGGCTACCTTGATGGTGCTGCGTTTTATTGTTGGTTTGGGTTTGGGTGCAGAACTGCCTGTTGCGTCAACACTTATCTCAGAATTTTCGCCACGGGCGATTCGGGGACGCATGGTGGTCGCCTTAGAAGCGTTCTGGGCACTGGGCTGGATTATGGCAGCTATCATTGGCCGTTTTGTTGTCACAACCGGTCACGATGGTTGGCGTTGGGCATTAGCCTTAGGGTGCGTTCCTGCACTATATGCACTGTTCGTTCGGCTAAAACTGCCCGAATCTGTTCGTTTTTTAGAAGCAAAAGGACGCCATGCGGAAGCGGAAAAGATAGTGGCTGGTTTTGAATCAGAACTTTCTGTGAAACAACTTTCTGCGCTTAACGCCACCACGTCCACGCCACCTCCTAACGACAGCATGGACTCAGCAGTATCACTGTGGTCTAAATCTTTTCGTCGCCGAACAGCTATCCTGTGGATAATTTGGTTCTGTATGAACTTGGGATACTACGGCGCCTTCATTTGGATTCCATCATTATTGGTTGCCGACGGTTTTTCGCTGGTTAAAAGCTTCCAGTTCACACTTATTATCACGCTTGCACAATTACCAGGCTACGCGGTAGCGGCGTGGTTGATTGAAGTGTGGGGTAGGCGCGCAACCCTAGCAACATTCTTGGTCGGCTCAGCCCTAGCCGCCGCAGGCTACGGCTTCGCCGGATCAGAAGCAACGATCATAGTCGCTGGTTGCCTTTTATCATTTTTCAATTTAGGTGCCTGGGGTGCGCTTTACGCCATTTCACCAGAGCTTTACCCGACCGAAATCAGAGGCCGTGGAACTGGGGCTGCGGCTGGTTTCGGGCGTATTGCCTCGATCATGGCACCGCTGATCGTTCCACCGCTCATTAGTGTCGGTGGAACGTCGGCCCTATTTAGCCTATTCGGCGCAACTTTTATTTGCGCGACCTTTGCCTCGTTGCTCCTGCCAGAACAACGAGGCAAAAGTATCGACTAA
- a CDS encoding META domain-containing protein: MIAHTVAAALTAAMQFLSSVTGATPVAPAHASSGIVSLPRDLNQLSSLSSPSTFIPPMPDAPKAISLGTKLPKGATLVTEAQLKKIRTGTWVAVKEPRTTKIEFREFVSKRPAELGYLTEEFKPGAVPADLQEFYGGATCNHRTQGLWFEGSVLKTTQAGVSTLMACSPQQDAQDAEALSFIESNPKVYLDAAGHLYLLRSDGVASEWKRP, encoded by the coding sequence ATGATAGCTCACACTGTTGCGGCAGCTTTGACCGCAGCCATGCAATTTTTAAGCTCAGTTACGGGGGCAACCCCCGTAGCACCCGCTCATGCATCCTCGGGGATTGTATCTTTACCCCGGGACCTCAACCAGCTGTCCTCTCTATCCTCACCTTCGACCTTCATTCCACCTATGCCAGATGCCCCTAAAGCTATTTCACTAGGAACCAAGTTGCCTAAGGGAGCAACTTTGGTAACCGAAGCACAACTCAAAAAAATTCGCACTGGAACGTGGGTTGCAGTCAAGGAACCTCGAACAACGAAAATCGAATTTCGTGAGTTCGTTTCGAAGCGTCCTGCCGAGCTGGGGTACCTCACGGAAGAATTCAAACCAGGGGCTGTCCCGGCAGATCTTCAGGAGTTTTACGGTGGTGCCACCTGCAATCACCGCACTCAAGGGCTGTGGTTTGAAGGCAGCGTGCTCAAAACTACCCAGGCAGGGGTTTCCACCCTGATGGCATGTTCGCCTCAGCAAGATGCACAGGATGCAGAAGCATTGTCCTTCATCGAATCAAACCCCAAGGTTTATCTAGATGCAGCAGGTCACCTGTATTTACTCCGATCGGATGGGGTTGCATCGGAGTGGAAGCGCCCTTAG
- the dnaB gene encoding replicative DNA helicase translates to MTRARYSQQRDRYDSGRRAYDEYRQPPHDNEAEQGVLGAMLLSPNTVVDIIESLSPEDFFRPAHQLIYTAIIDLFSDNKEIDTVIVAGRLDRNNDLERVGGAPYLHTLISSVPTAANARYYAEIVAEKAILRRLVDAGTRVVQLGYEGTEGAELDAVIDMAQQQVFAIAQKNTAEDYAVLRDLIQPTMDELDAIALHGGLAQGVPTGFQDLDNLTNGLHGGQMIIVAARPGVGKSTLALDFVRSCSIVHNKAAVIFSLEMSKSEIVMRMLSAETDIKLSDMRAGRLTDEDWAKLATRVGQIEQAPIFIDDSANLTMMEIRSKARKLKQKHDLSMIVVDYLQLMSSGKKTESRQQEVSEFSRQLKLLAKELDVPLIAISQLNRGPESRTDKRPQIADLRESGSLEQDADMVMLLYRPDSQDKDDTRAGEADIILAKHRGGPIDTVQVAHQLHFSRFKDMARQL, encoded by the coding sequence ATGACTCGTGCTAGGTATTCGCAACAGCGGGATCGGTATGATTCTGGGCGGCGGGCTTACGACGAGTATCGGCAGCCTCCCCACGACAATGAAGCAGAACAAGGCGTACTAGGCGCGATGCTGCTTAGTCCCAACACCGTTGTTGATATCATCGAGTCGCTTTCGCCGGAAGATTTTTTCCGACCAGCGCACCAGCTTATCTATACGGCGATTATTGATCTGTTTTCCGATAATAAGGAAATCGATACGGTAATCGTTGCTGGTCGTCTTGATCGCAATAATGATCTGGAGCGAGTGGGTGGAGCCCCATACCTCCACACCCTTATTTCCTCTGTACCTACTGCGGCAAACGCTCGATATTACGCCGAGATTGTGGCGGAGAAAGCCATTTTACGCCGACTAGTCGACGCTGGTACCCGCGTTGTGCAACTGGGCTATGAAGGCACTGAAGGTGCCGAACTAGATGCTGTAATCGACATGGCGCAGCAACAAGTTTTTGCCATTGCCCAAAAGAACACCGCCGAAGACTATGCGGTACTGCGGGATTTGATTCAACCGACCATGGATGAATTAGACGCTATTGCGCTTCACGGCGGATTAGCGCAGGGAGTACCAACTGGATTTCAAGACCTTGATAACTTAACCAATGGTTTGCACGGCGGGCAAATGATTATCGTTGCTGCTCGTCCCGGTGTTGGTAAGTCAACCTTGGCATTAGATTTCGTCCGCTCGTGTTCGATCGTCCATAACAAAGCGGCGGTAATTTTCTCTTTGGAAATGTCGAAAAGCGAAATAGTCATGCGCATGCTGTCGGCGGAAACCGACATAAAGCTTTCTGACATGCGAGCCGGTCGACTCACCGACGAAGACTGGGCGAAACTCGCCACTAGAGTCGGGCAGATTGAACAAGCACCCATTTTTATTGATGACTCGGCGAATCTCACCATGATGGAGATTCGCTCCAAGGCGCGCAAGCTGAAGCAGAAACACGACCTGTCCATGATCGTGGTGGACTATTTGCAACTGATGAGTTCTGGTAAAAAGACTGAATCGCGCCAACAGGAAGTCTCGGAATTCTCCCGCCAATTAAAGCTATTGGCTAAAGAACTCGATGTGCCATTGATCGCTATTTCACAGCTCAACCGTGGCCCGGAATCGCGTACTGATAAACGACCTCAGATTGCTGACCTTCGTGAATCCGGCTCCCTGGAGCAGGACGCAGATATGGTTATGCTGTTGTACCGGCCCGATAGTCAAGATAAAGACGACACCCGTGCTGGTGAAGCGGATATCATTTTGGCGAAACACCGCGGCGGGCCTATCGATACTGTGCAGGTTGCTCATCAGTTGCACTTCTCCCGCTTCAAAGACATGGCACGGCAACTATAA
- a CDS encoding glycoside hydrolase family 15 protein: MNPVLDGVARYYEQGESVPLEDYGLLSNHRTVALCSRYGSIDWLCPQVDGEAIFAALVGTSNHGCWRVSLSEPTAIQWEYEKTNSPYPVLRTTWTTETGVAVLRDTLAVAETGASIIIRELVCVEGDVTVQHDLRPRINYGLQCPAWQRHENELDVYEFFNEDGILESTFFGRLPTLVSDIASDFYEEFSLSSGDEQRWELVLTATESDNKKLAATFVEAATDVSASSTASGMAGKWEILLNQSVTALKALCLANGAVLAAPTASLPEDFGGERNWDYRYCWLRDSAFSIEALLIAQSMGLVDATGYARRWRDWLCAVIGEDVDKLRIMYGVRGETNLDERILAHLPGYERSLPVRIGNGAVEQYQADVVGELMLVLAKLREYGIEETPHSWRLQKKLLDYCDANFERRDHGIWEMRGELHYFTHGRVMMWAAFNAGITAVETYPELAEDADVAMWRRRRIELREEIISRGFDEKTGTFLQTYEGQPRSVDASLLQIPQTGFIDASDLLMQRTVTAIEQNLKDIHGDSHGLIYRYRTDPTGTGNLAMDGLSGHEYPFLICNFWLVEQYAAAGRIEDAEKLMDQLASYATDLGFLAEEYDPEHGRLAGNYPQAFSHIGVIRAIAAINKAKTMKK, from the coding sequence ATGAATCCCGTATTGGATGGTGTGGCCCGATACTACGAGCAAGGCGAAAGTGTCCCTCTCGAAGATTACGGCCTGCTTAGCAATCACCGCACTGTAGCATTGTGCTCACGGTATGGCAGCATTGATTGGCTGTGCCCACAGGTAGACGGCGAAGCCATCTTCGCCGCATTGGTGGGGACAAGCAACCACGGATGCTGGCGCGTTAGCTTAAGTGAACCAACCGCTATCCAATGGGAGTATGAGAAAACCAACTCTCCCTATCCGGTATTGCGTACTACCTGGACTACTGAAACCGGTGTGGCAGTGCTGCGCGATACCTTGGCTGTGGCGGAGACAGGGGCAAGTATCATCATCCGCGAACTCGTGTGTGTCGAAGGTGACGTTACCGTCCAGCACGATTTACGGCCTCGTATTAATTATGGCTTGCAGTGTCCTGCCTGGCAGCGTCATGAAAATGAACTTGATGTCTACGAATTTTTTAATGAAGACGGTATTTTGGAATCCACGTTTTTCGGACGATTGCCGACGCTAGTTTCCGATATTGCCAGCGATTTCTATGAAGAATTCTCTCTTAGCTCCGGTGACGAGCAGAGGTGGGAATTAGTTTTAACCGCTACAGAATCGGACAATAAAAAGCTTGCGGCGACTTTCGTCGAAGCGGCCACCGACGTTTCAGCATCGTCTACAGCCTCTGGCATGGCAGGCAAATGGGAGATTTTGCTTAATCAGTCAGTAACCGCGTTGAAGGCGTTATGCTTGGCTAACGGCGCGGTTCTAGCAGCCCCAACCGCGTCTTTACCGGAAGACTTTGGGGGAGAGCGAAACTGGGATTATCGTTATTGCTGGCTGCGTGACTCGGCCTTCAGTATCGAGGCATTGTTGATTGCCCAATCCATGGGGCTTGTCGACGCCACCGGGTATGCGCGGCGCTGGCGGGACTGGTTGTGTGCGGTTATCGGCGAGGACGTCGATAAGCTCCGGATCATGTATGGCGTGCGTGGTGAAACCAATTTGGATGAACGAATCCTTGCGCACCTTCCTGGCTATGAACGCTCGTTACCAGTACGGATTGGTAATGGTGCGGTCGAACAATATCAAGCTGATGTTGTGGGTGAATTGATGTTGGTTTTAGCCAAATTACGGGAATACGGTATTGAGGAAACCCCGCATTCGTGGCGGTTGCAAAAGAAGCTCTTAGATTATTGTGATGCGAACTTTGAACGACGCGACCACGGTATTTGGGAAATGCGGGGCGAATTGCACTATTTCACCCACGGCCGCGTGATGATGTGGGCTGCATTCAACGCCGGTATCACCGCAGTGGAAACGTATCCGGAGTTGGCGGAAGATGCTGATGTTGCTATGTGGCGTCGACGCCGGATTGAGCTTCGGGAAGAGATAATTTCACGTGGTTTTGATGAGAAAACCGGCACTTTTCTCCAAACCTATGAAGGACAACCTCGCTCCGTCGACGCATCTTTATTGCAAATACCGCAAACCGGTTTTATTGACGCTAGTGACCTACTCATGCAACGAACCGTCACCGCCATTGAACAGAACCTGAAAGATATTCATGGTGACAGCCACGGTCTGATTTATCGATACAGGACCGATCCGACTGGTACCGGAAACCTGGCGATGGATGGTTTGAGCGGGCACGAGTACCCATTTCTTATCTGTAATTTTTGGCTGGTGGAACAGTATGCCGCCGCTGGACGGATCGAAGACGCCGAAAAATTAATGGATCAATTGGCAAGTTATGCTACGGATCTAGGGTTTTTAGCCGAAGAATATGACCCGGAGCACGGCCGACTAGCCGGAAACTATCCGCAAGCGTTTTCACATATCGGCGTAATCAGGGCAATCGCGGCGATCAATAAAGCGAAGACTATGAAAAAATAA
- the rplI gene encoding 50S ribosomal protein L9, translated as MKLILTAAVENLGVAGDIVEVKDGYGRNYLLPRGLAIVASRGAEKQIEGIKRAQEARAIRDLDHAREVKAQLEALEGVKVSVRTSEKGKIFGSVSAEDIAAAVKAAGGPNLDKRSIELPKSLVKTTGAYKVNVKLHSTIAATVNFEVVAA; from the coding sequence ATGAAGCTGATCCTCACCGCCGCCGTTGAAAACCTCGGTGTCGCAGGCGACATTGTTGAGGTTAAAGACGGCTACGGACGTAATTACCTGCTTCCACGCGGCCTGGCAATCGTAGCCTCCCGCGGTGCTGAGAAGCAGATTGAGGGCATTAAGCGTGCCCAGGAGGCTCGCGCTATCCGCGACCTCGACCATGCGCGTGAAGTAAAAGCACAACTGGAAGCACTGGAAGGTGTGAAGGTTTCTGTGCGCACCTCTGAGAAGGGTAAGATCTTCGGCTCTGTATCTGCTGAGGATATCGCCGCAGCCGTTAAGGCAGCAGGTGGCCCGAACCTGGACAAGCGTTCCATCGAATTGCCTAAGTCTTTGGTTAAGACCACTGGCGCATACAAGGTGAACGTTAAGCTGCACTCCACCATCGCAGCAACGGTGAACTTCGAGGTCGTTGCTGCCTAA
- a CDS encoding single-stranded DNA-binding protein, with translation MAQGDVNITIVGNVVADPELRFTQTGAAVATFRVASTPRRYDSQSGQWVDGEAMFLSCNIWRQAAENVAETLTKGMRVIVTGRLRQRSYESREGEKRTVMELEVEEVGPSLRYATAQVNRNPREGGYQGGGGNFGGGNAGGNFGGNSGGFNGNQGGFGGGQPANQGGFGGVQQQSAPANDPWSSAPPAGGFGGADDEPPF, from the coding sequence ATGGCACAAGGAGACGTCAATATCACGATCGTCGGCAACGTAGTTGCCGACCCCGAGCTTCGCTTTACCCAAACGGGTGCTGCGGTAGCTACGTTCCGTGTGGCTTCTACCCCACGTCGCTACGATTCACAGTCTGGCCAGTGGGTCGACGGTGAAGCAATGTTCCTTTCCTGCAACATCTGGCGTCAAGCCGCCGAGAACGTCGCCGAGACCCTTACTAAGGGAATGCGCGTGATTGTTACTGGTCGGCTACGGCAGCGTTCGTATGAATCCCGTGAGGGTGAGAAACGAACGGTTATGGAGCTTGAGGTCGAAGAAGTCGGCCCATCCCTGCGCTACGCAACCGCACAGGTCAATCGCAATCCTCGAGAAGGCGGCTACCAAGGCGGCGGTGGTAATTTCGGCGGCGGCAACGCTGGCGGTAACTTTGGGGGCAATTCCGGCGGGTTTAATGGCAATCAAGGCGGATTTGGCGGTGGCCAACCAGCAAACCAAGGTGGGTTTGGTGGTGTCCAACAACAGTCTGCGCCTGCAAATGATCCGTGGAGTAGTGCCCCACCAGCAGGTGGATTTGGTGGTGCCGACGATGAACCACCGTTCTGA
- the rpsF gene encoding 30S ribosomal protein S6 yields the protein MRHYEVMIILDPSQDERTVAPSLDKFLEIVRKENGTVEKVDIWPKRRLAYPINKKDEGIYAVVNLHCEPATVQELDRVLNLNDNVLRTKVQRDDK from the coding sequence GTGCGTCACTACGAAGTCATGATCATTCTGGATCCTTCCCAGGATGAACGCACTGTTGCCCCGTCCCTGGACAAGTTCCTAGAGATCGTCCGCAAGGAAAACGGCACCGTGGAAAAGGTTGACATCTGGCCAAAGCGCCGGTTGGCCTACCCAATCAATAAGAAAGACGAGGGCATCTATGCTGTCGTCAATCTGCACTGTGAGCCAGCCACCGTTCAGGAACTCGACCGTGTTCTTAACCTGAACGACAACGTTCTGCGCACCAAGGTTCAGCGGGACGACAAGTAA